The Setaria italica strain Yugu1 chromosome VIII, Setaria_italica_v2.0, whole genome shotgun sequence genome includes the window TTATAAtagaaaagtgactaatgcaatctctttaactttgtgcagaatcaatcggcagcATCCAATGCTTTCTTGGAGCCATCATCTTGGTCGCAGTGGTcacctacacatcctcctcagtgacttgtttgAACGGCTAGTGTGTTAagcaaacttgtgaattacttgtttagactagaACCTATATGTActtgtgaatgttatttgtgtgcttgtgatgcttgtgatgcaatctatatgcctgtgatgcaatttatatgcatgtgatgCTTCTGTGGTTGTtatttgagaggggtcctttatatgTAACGAATCTGTTTTGCAGGTAGAGgaaggacactttgccgagtgttaacactcggcaaagaggtcAATTTCTATTATTCTGGgactactttgccgagtgtttttgttaCAACACTCGACAAGGCGCCATAAAATGCTGGCGGTAGcagcttctttgccgagtgccttgccaacgacactcggcaaagtttaaaagtttgccgagtgtcatgagtacggcactcggcaaaatataaatcttcgccgagtgtcgagTAGACAGCACTTGGCAACATGGAAATATTCGTCGAGTGTCGGGGAGGAGGCACTCAGCAAAATataaatctttgccgagtgttcttccGTCTGACACTCAGCAACAACTCCGTTACCGTGACATTCCGTGAAcacctttttgccgagtgtttggttttgtcgagtgttttttggcactcggcaaagtctttgccaagtgcctgacgtttgacactcggtaaagataCTGTTTGCCGAGGAAAAATTCGCCGAGtccttttcgccgagtgttacactcggcaaacgctttgccgagtgtttttaggcttTCGCCGAGTGCGTAGGGCACTCGGTAAACTTACTGTTTCCGTAGTGGTTATTGGAGGTAACCAAAATATCATCCTCAGCTTTGACCTGTGTGGCTTAGTTCATTCTAGGTAACTCAGCGGGCGACGTGGGCATATGGCTGTGGTATCTGGTACTTCCGCTTGTTCGGCCGTTTTAATGGATTCACGATAAGTTATCTTCTCATGGTCTTTGTCGAGTACAACTGATGTAAAACGTCTGACACAGTGTATTGAAGCGGTCGATCCTCTCTCATTCTGATTGAACTCTTGGAGATAGCATACCAGTAGCAAAAATTCCTTCTTTTTCAAATTGAACAGCAAAAACAAAAATGATACTGTGACAGATAAAGGACTTTGCAGGAACAGAGATATCATCTGTCGTTCAGTCGTGGAACCGACTCATGATAGATAAAGGACATTGCAGGAACAGAGAGGGACAGAGCCCGTCTCTGCTAACACTTGCCAACCTCTGTGCTTTGCGCTGGTCTTCTCTAGTTTagccaatcttttttttttttgcctgatGCAAAACTGACTAAACTCTCGGTGAAAGAAAAATTAAGGACTTCCACGAAGCAGGACTCTCTGGGCCTAGCACAGGCCTAAACACCAAGCTGCTGAGCCCAAATTTATTCCGCCAATGTCTCCATGATGTGCTTCCTGGTTAGGGGTCAAGAACTGTCCTTTATGACTTGATCCGATGCCTCGATGGTGTGGTTAGCGACTTTTGCCTGACAGACTGAACTATGTATGAAGAGActacattttctttctttttaaaaataaaaagctGGACTTCACAGGTGGCTTGGTTGTTGTGCCTGCGCGTATTCCTTCGCTAGGCACCGAATTTGCTTGCATTCATAGAGCTTTCACTTGTGTAGCTGAATGCATCCACAACGACTCGGCGAGGCATGTGGGCATATTGTTCTTTACTTTTGCCTATTCAATCATTTCTCTCACGATCCACTACAAAAATCAGAGTCAACAAGATCGCATGAGTGATAATAGCGGACATGGTTGCTCTATCATAGATTGCACTAAACACTGGAATACGtcatatcttactattactaattggaggctccttttgaagcctccaggtgaagccacctaggattcctaggtggacaccctagaaatcctaaaaattctcacaaaaaagcaaaacatccaaccATCAATTGATATATTCAAATCATCacagccattggatctattatgtttttaaaaaaattacccacctatgccattatgaaaatagcctaaagtaaccccctaaatctatatataaattacccacctctaccattatataaaataaactaaagtaaccccttaatcttcatcgaaattacccacttatgacattataaataatatttaaaataactccctaatttgcaactgaattgcctaccactattacttaaagtaacccattaaatttgcatctatattacccacacatgccattattaaaaatagcatgaggtaaccctacgttttaatcaaataaccttaattaaaaatatacaacaatatatgattctaaatcgtctatatcttacactattggtatacgatataataattaaggtctttacgtatgatgtgtgtcaccatttataaggatataaagtgatgagaatataaatttctatgctaaaattgtatctcaaaattagggttcattaaacaaattctaGCGCAtatctgcgatgcaaagtgaaaagttaaagattataaatgtggatgaaaatattatagagtaattactaactaaaaccTATCATAATtagatgaagatattaagtatatatctacgtAAGTATTATGTTTGAATATGTAagaaacgagaggtagcttatggtaatagttttgtagcaatgtagtcttattttgttccattggagactctgcattagttcccacgagacaagctagaaaaaagagatctattatattttataaccacgagacaagctagaaaaaaagagacaaattcttataaaaattaaaaaacatcaaacaccaattcTGTAAActataataatcatagccattgatctattatattttctaaaaagttacccgacactatcattgtgaaaatattcaaaaatgagctctaaacctatatctaaattatcgagctcagctattataaaaaataatctaaagtaaccccataatattcatccaatttggtaatacacatcattataaatcataacttaaaatgtcattcaaAAATTTTATTTATGGTACCCACgaatgtcgttattaaaaataacctaaagtaaacacctaaatcttaatctaattatgttcatgtgcatcatacagaaatgtcaaaaagtaaactaatatatgattctaaattacctatttatgtcattgttaatataaaaatactaagttaaagtatatacacatgatgagtgccaccatttggACCATTTATGCAAGTATGTGAGgaatcaatgaaaaatattgatttgtatgctaaacataatgtatggaggattggaggtgtgatacaaaatagaaaaagtatgaatatggatgaaaaagtgcatagagtaattattaattcaaaatcaatcacaactggataaagataggtatatatctatataagtattatgttgaattattgaaaaataagagagcagTAATTAAACAATTTGGATTGTTAGctagagtttaatttctaaataatttttaagtacaatagcttttaaaaatattagcccgggagcacgggttgatggactagtggtGCTAATAGTATACGTGTTTGTAACTGATATGGATAGACATGATGTATTATTTGTTAAAAGATCCTCTGGTTCTTGAATAGTTGATCAATTACATGAGTTTGCTACCTGGATGTGGATGACAACACAAGTGTAGTGTGGTGTCTAACTGTGGTGCTAGCATGACATGATCATGGTAGATGAATGATCCATGAATAATTGTTGCATGACTTCCATCAATGATCAATGGATGCATGCATAAAGCAACAATACCAAAGACTATCACACTATCATTTACCATTCAAAATGTTTCAAGAGGTAGACTTGTAGAACAACCTGTGTATCTTGCTGTCAAGATGTACTCTAAAGTATTCAGCGACCAGCAAGCATTGAGTTTGGTGGTTGTACCAGTAGGTGAGCGGTGGTGCATTATTACCTTCACCGTCCGCTTCCACAGAGCATTGAGCTGGGTGGCTGCAGCAGCGACTTCGAATCAAGGGAGCTTGGtccggcgacgagcggcggggAGCCTGCACCGGCGGCGACAAGGCTCCATTGCGACCAGTACGTCCTTGCTCACGCATTCTCGTTCTTTACAGCTACTAGGCCAGGATCTTTTCTAGTATTAAACTAGCCTAAGCAAGAATACGTCTTCAACTCGATTCGCAAGCCTGTGCACACACATACATGCATCTCACTTTCTTGCGCTCATCCAGGAGTGCTCATCGGAGAAATGGAGGTCATGGCTGGGGCACTGCCATGCGTCATAAAAAAACTCGGTGATAACTACTCACCGACAAGTTTATACTACTCAATTAACGTATCCCAACTAAACTTTCTCCTAAACGAAGCATTAATTGGGTTAGTAAGCTGGCGAGAGCCGCTACGCGTCATTCCACATGCGAGCGGGCCCCACCATGTGCGTCTCGTCCTCCACCTCTCACGCACCCTCTTCAACTGTCGGTGGAGCACCCTCTTCAACCTTCCCCCCGGGCATCTGCATCCCATCGACCTCTGCTTCGTGCTCTTCAATCTTCAATCTTCTTCATGCCCATCCATTCCCAATAGGCAATAGCTACAACCTACAAAAAGGCAGGGCGAGCACCCGCATCCGAAGGAGCCCAAGCGGCCATCCACAAAGAGGTAAAGAAGATATATTAATATGATTTCTGTCGTTAGCTTCTCTCCAATTAACCTTACACATTGGTCTTCCCCAGGGACAAATCCATGGAGATCGTGACCGGGGCAATTCCAAGCCTCCTGCACAAGCTCGGTGAGTTGCTAGTTGGCGAGTACAATCTGCAAAAGGAGGTGAAGGGAGGGATCATCTTCCTtcaagctgagctcgagagCATGCAAGGTGCCCTCGAGAAGATCTCGATGACACCAGCAGACAAGATTGACGACCAGGACAAGATCTGGGCTAGGAGAGTGAGAGAGATGTCCTACGATATAGAGGACAATATTGACAAATATATCGTGCAGTGCAAGGGGAGGAAGACGGCCGAACAGCATAGCTTCAAGGAAGCCATTGATAGGACCCTCAACTGGTTCAGGCAGCCTAAGATTCGTCGTAAGATTGCTACAGAAATCAGAGAGATCAAGAGCCGTGTCATAGAGGTGCATGAACGGCGCCGCAGGTATGAGGTCAGCCTTGGTGTTGATAAGCCTGTAACTGTGGACCCTCGTTTATTCGCTCAGTACACGGAGGTGAAAGAGCTTGTTGGAATTGATGAGGCAAGGGATGAGTTAATCAGCAAGATTATGATAGAAGAGAATGAAGTTCCCAAGAAGCAAGGCAGGATAGTTTCAATTGTTGGATTTGGAGGTCTGGGAAAGACAACTCTTGCCAATGTAGTGTACAAAAAGATTAGAGCACAATTTGATTGCTATGCTTTTGTTTCTGTTTCTCAAACTCCTGACCTGAAGAAACTGTACAAATGCTTGCTATATGATCTTGGCAAGAGCATCAACGAAGAAACATTGGATGAGAGGCGACTCATAGAAGCACTCAGAGAATTCCTTGAAGACAAAAGGTACGAAAGCATTCCTTTCACCAATTTATACATATGAACTTTTTTGGACTGATAATTTATGCCCTCTGTTCACAGTACTATAAGTCTAAATAGGGTTAATTAAATGTTCATGCACGTGGCACCTATTAAATTACAAAATACAACCACTTAAGCTTTACCACAACATTATTAAGTGCAAATAATTTCCTCACTGGACCTCGTTTTGTTTTGACAAAATTCTGAGTGGACTTATTTTATCCACAGACTTGCCAATCCAGCTGCTCCCGAGCTATTTTAATTTAATCATTAAACCATTAGCAGTGGTCTAGTTTGCTTAATTTTCTTGTAGCCGGTATATGAACAACATTAGAGCTTTCTTCAGTCCTTAAACCACTATTTTTGCTAATAACGGCATATGTGTAGgtattttgttgttgttgatgacGTATGGGATATATCAGTTTGGAAAATGATTAGATGTGCTTTGCCTGATAATGATGTTGGATATACTATTATTACAACAACCCGTATTTCTGATGTTGCTGAACAAGCTGGGGGTGCTTACAACATGAAACCTCTTTGTTTGAATAACTCCCGACAACTATTGTATAGAAGAATATTTGGTAATGGGAACAaagacaacaatgaagaagaagaaaaatgtccTCATGAGGAGCTGGCCGAAGTATCTGACAGAATACTGAAGAAATGTGCTGGTGTGCCATTAGCTATAATTACGATGGCTAGTTTGCTAGCTTGCAAAGCAAGAGATAAAATGGAGTGGTATGAGGTGTGCAATTCTGTTGGTACTGGTCTGGAAAACAATCTAGATGTGGAGAATATGAGAAAGATTTTGTCATTTAGCTATTATGAGCTACCATGCCATTTAAGggcttgcttgttatatttgAGCATGTTTCCTGAAGATTATATAATTGAGAAGGATCGTTTGATAAGGATGTGGATAGGTGAAGGTTTAATCCAATGTGAAAAAGTAGGGAAGAGCCTATTTGAACTCGGAGAGAGTTATTTCAATGAGCTTATAAACAGGAGCATGATCCAACCAGAATATGATCTTGATGACATAATGATACAAGGTTGTCGTGTACATGATATGGTGCTTGATCTTATCCGCTCCTTGTCAAGTGAAGAAAACTTTGTTACTGTACTAAGTGATATGGGAGGCACATCTCCGTCAAATACGATTCGGAGGTTGTCCCTTCAGAATGGCCAAGAAAGTCATGTGATGGTTCAAGCTACTTTCAGCATGAAGCATGCAAGGTCGGTTGTTGTCTTTCCAGCTGCTGCTTCTCTAGTGCCGCCTCTTGACTGCTGCCGAGTTTTACGTGTTCTGGATTTAGAGGATTGCAATCTTTCACAAGCTAATAGTAGCCTTAAGTACCTTGGGAATCTGCATCACTTGAGGTACTTGGGACTATTTAAGACAGGTATTTCTCAGCTCCCGGAAGAAATAGTAAACCTGCAGTTTCTACAAACATTGGATGTAAAGCACAACAAAATTTCCAGGTTGCCCTCGAGTATTGTCCAGCTAAGAAAGTTGATGTGCCTATACATTAACTGGACTACAATAGTTCCAAATGGAATTGGAAACTTGACATGCCTTGAACAGCTGTCAAGGTTACGCATTAATGACTCCACCAGAAACATTATAGAAGAGTTGGACCAGCTTACTGAACTGAGGCAGCTATCCATTCAATTGGACAAGTGGAACGACAAGCTGTTGGAGTGCCTATGCAAGCTACAAAAGATGCAGGAACTAACTATCACGGTCTATCCTGGTCAACGCAGCATCGGCGGATTGGATGCCTGGGTCGCCCCTCAACATCTCCGTGAATTGGATACACGACGCAGCTGTTGGTTTTCAACACTTCCAGCTTGGGTGAATCCATCGCTTCTTCTGGACCTCACCGATCTATCCATCGCCATGAGGGAGCTACGTCAGGTTGATCTCGATATCCTCGGGAGGTTGCCAGCTCTCTGCTTTCTAGATCTGGTGGTGGACAATAAGAACCTTGGTATCCTTGCGGGATTCATTGTTGATGCTGGTGCGTTCCCGTGCCTTGTAAGCTGTGTCTTCCGTCAATTTGTATGGCCAGTGGTATTTCAACAGGGAGCAATGCCAAGGCTCAGAAAGCTTATGTTCTGGACGTTTTATGTGGGGGAGGCAAGAGGAATTGCCTGCACCGATGGTAGTCTCGACTTGGGCCTGGGAAACCTGCCATCGCTGCAGTATGTCACGGCTGACCTAATATGTGATGGCTCTAgcaaggaggaggtggagcaagcAGTTGACGCCAAGGTTGTGCTGAAGCATGCAGCTGAAATGCATCCCAACCATCCCTCACATTCGATCGATATTGTTATTACAGGTGCGCCAGCTCCTGATTGTTATTTCTTACTTATCTCCTTCCCCCTTCTTCTAAACTGTATTTGCGTTTAATCCTCTGTTTGAGATGGTGGATTTCCAGCTGATCTTTCACCACGCCTTTCTTCTAGCCCCTTTGCCTCAATTCTTCTAATCTTCCTTTCGTATATTTCGGTCTGATATACagatgacgatgacgatgacgagtAATATAAGAGTTTACACCGGAAGGTGAAGCTGGAGCAGAGCAGATGACAAAGTCCCTCTATCTGGCCACGCATGCAGCGGTTAAACTGCTCGGCCATGAGCTTTTCGTTGCGAGAGTGTACTGTACTCATATTACCGTTTTATTTCATCGTAAGATTTTTACTGCAGCCTGCTGTTTCAGTGCAAGGAACCACCCATCAtcagttttcacttttcagtgCAAGGAACGTTTATTTTACTCATTGCAAAGGGACTGAGCTATCTCCTGCGCCCCAAATCTAGTTGCGTCTCAGTGGTTCAGGGCCTTGGCTGTTTATTTTGATgaaatttttttagattaagtgatgaaaaataaaaaggaggtATTTTTGGGTTAATGTTGCAGCTTGTGACCGTAATCATCTTGTGAGCTGTAAGCATGCATGGACGGCAGTATGTATTCATTGTTTCGCGGTTTCTGATACACTAGGCCAACTATTATGGCATTTCGTTCCAGCTACGATGCTCAAGACCACATTCATTGTGCATCTCTCTGAAGAGATTCTAGCTGGCTACAATTCTAGTCCATGATCTTCTAGAGCATCTCTGCAGCACCACCCTCTATCCCTTCACGCCACTTGTCAATACAAATACACATACAACTTGGGAGGTTGCATGGACACCTTCCGTCCCTTAAATATATTTCTTTCACAATCCTCTACTCAAATTAGAGCCAACAAACACTCTTAGCCAATAAACACTTCTACATAGTTGGTACGAGTTATTAGGCCGGCTACCTTTTATTATAGCAAAAGTTGCATTGAATTCTAGGGTGCTACAAATGGTGTCTAATTGTGGCAGATAAATAACTCCAACTCTTTCAAGAACTCCAACCCTCTGTCTTCCTCCGAAGTGTATATGTATACATACACATTTAACAGCTTCAATGGGTGTGGCTACAGAGTCGTGGCCGATCAAGAACTAGATCATTTTCTTCCTGTTTAGTGACTACCTGACAGACTGAACTATGAAGTCTGAACAGGCCAGTTCTGACAGACCTCAGAGCTtcaaaattagattttcaatgtGCTTTCGTCATTTGCCAGTAGCGATGCTTGAAGGAAAAAGTAACATCAAAACATTTTAAAGTGAAACATTTTCTTTTCACAAAAGAATAACAAGCTAAACCTCACAGGCCATTCGGGGGAAGCTAGAAGATGCAAGGGAAAAGGGGGGACGCAATGGAGGAGGCGAATTCCGGTGACGCTAACACCGAGCGAGACGCTGGTGGTGGGCCGGAACGAACGCGTCCAGGTCGAAATCTTTTTACTACAAGGTGCCTTCAATTCAGTTCATCCCCTTCTCCATTTCCTTCATGTTACGCGACATTGGCACCCGGCAAACAAAATCACTGATGCATCGTGAAAAAAGCTCATGACTCCGGGAGGCATTCATGATACATGGATGATTTTTGAACTGTTGTTGGGATCGCTTGGCACCGCTTGTAGGCGTGTTATATATACACTCTGCCATGCCTTAAGTACAGAGTAACCTGCGTTTTCTCTTTCAAGCAGTTAGCTAGTCTTTGAACTATATGAAGCATTGGAGGAAACCAAATTACGAGCTTTGACTTTTGTAGCTGAACGCATCCACAAATTTGGTGAGGCATATGGGCACATTCAGACAATCTTTGATCTTGATCACTTTCGGCCTGTACAGATCTTTTCTCTTTCACACAATTCCAAACACAAAGAACCAGTGAAGACTTTGTATATACGATGGTATAAGCCATAATGGTGCGTATGGTTATCGTGGTCCATGTTGCTAATGGTATACAGAAGTTCAATTTATTGGTACAAGTGGCCATGATGTATTTGTGAAAAGAGCATCCTGTTCTTGCTGACTTCATTGATAACACGATCAGGTTCGCTATTTGGATGTGTCGATCGTGACAGGACTTCAGAATGCTACCTTCCTTTGTTAGGcgtgttacaacttacaagaacTGTAAAGAAGAAATAGAAACTCAGTTAACATCACATACAATGAATCACATCCCATCAACAGATATTTGTCTGAGCTTCTCTTCATCTCCGCTACGGCATTGCACCCCGCAGCCTTCTACATGGCGTTTATGTTTTTTGTCCTGTGATTCTATAATGGATGAAGAACCGGTTACAGGTGATCCTCGGAAGGTCACCTGAGCTTTTCCTTAAGGCCCGTCGAATGAATTTGTCCGCGTGCTCCTCATGCTCCCTCGACCCACGCATCCACGTCCATCCCAGCCGGCGATCACCGGTCATAATAAGCTGATTAGGCTGATAGCTACATGATTGAAGCGACGGCAGCACAAACTCGGGTGTGGGACGGACTCTGTTATCGAGCGTCAAGCATCATCGTTTACATGTTGTTCAGAATTCAGTCATATGGTTCAGTTCACTTCTTGGTTGTCAGGTATTTCCGGGAGGCAAAAACTGACTAGACTCACTGAAGCATGTATGCATAGTGCCATCGGTTCATCACTCTTCATGTTTAGATGGAGGTAATCAGTGGGAGGTCATGAAAGGGAGTTTAGATAGAAGAGATTAAAATTACATTGCTTGTTTGATGGGAATGGGAGTTTTAATGGGATGAGGAATAGGAGTTTTAATGGGATAAGGAATGGGAGTTTAGAGAGGCAACTCCCACTGATCACTTCCCCAGGGGAGGGGTGGGAATTGGGTAGGAATTTGTTTTAAATGGAAGATGAATGCATCTACACCATTTATCATAACTTAAGATATAATTTCCCATCGCTAAATCCTCACACCAAACAACGGATATCTAGTCTCACTTAAACTCCCACTCTTAATTCCCTCCAAAAGACAAACAAGGAAATGGCACTAAAAATCATATTCCCAAGTAAATTCCCTCCGCCAACTCCCACCGCTAATTCCGAAGCCCCTTCCCATTAGTTGCCCAACGCACCCTTAGATTAGATGAAACTGGCACCGGTCAAAAACAGAATACTGATCGATCAGATGATCACCTATGTGCTGTGAAATGAAATGATTGTAATGCTCGTAAAAATTACCaatttaaatcactcgttaaaaatgcattccaaaattttccgaccgttgagctcccaaAAAATCCCCTCTTTCCCGTCGGATCCGCCGTTCCGACCCCCGAcgtcgtcaaccctctttttccgttccccgtatttttcgccgcgtgcccgtcaaattCATCacgcgtgcccgtcaaatccCGCAATTCCCGCCGTctccctctttttctttttccctcctttttccctctctttctttcttctttttcccttctccttgtttctt containing:
- the LOC101755507 gene encoding putative disease resistance RPP13-like protein 3; the encoded protein is MEIVTGAIPSLLHKLGELLVGEYNLQKEVKGGIIFLQAELESMQGALEKISMTPADKIDDQDKIWARRVREMSYDIEDNIDKYIVQCKGRKTAEQHSFKEAIDRTLNWFRQPKIRRKIATEIREIKSRVIEVHERRRRYEVSLGVDKPVTVDPRLFAQYTEVKELVGIDEARDELISKIMIEENEVPKKQGRIVSIVGFGGLGKTTLANVVYKKIRAQFDCYAFVSVSQTPDLKKLYKCLLYDLGKSINEETLDERRLIEALREFLEDKRYFVVVDDVWDISVWKMIRCALPDNDVGYTIITTTRISDVAEQAGGAYNMKPLCLNNSRQLLYRRIFGNGNKDNNEEEEKCPHEELAEVSDRILKKCAGVPLAIITMASLLACKARDKMEWYEVCNSVGTGLENNLDVENMRKILSFSYYELPCHLRACLLYLSMFPEDYIIEKDRLIRMWIGEGLIQCEKVGKSLFELGESYFNELINRSMIQPEYDLDDIMIQGCRVHDMVLDLIRSLSSEENFVTVLSDMGGTSPSNTIRRLSLQNGQESHVMVQATFSMKHARSVVVFPAAASLVPPLDCCRVLRVLDLEDCNLSQANSSLKYLGNLHHLRYLGLFKTGISQLPEEIVNLQFLQTLDVKHNKISRLPSSIVQLRKLMCLYINWTTIVPNGIGNLTCLEQLSRLRINDSTRNIIEELDQLTELRQLSIQLDKWNDKLLECLCKLQKMQELTITVYPGQRSIGGLDAWVAPQHLRELDTRRSCWFSTLPAWVNPSLLLDLTDLSIAMRELRQVDLDILGRLPALCFLDLVVDNKNLGILAGFIVDAGAFPCLVSCVFRQFVWPVVFQQGAMPRLRKLMFWTFYVGEARGIACTDGSLDLGLGNLPSLQYVTADLICDGSSKEEVEQAVDAKVVLKHAAEMHPNHPSHSIDIVITDDDDDDE